One window of Branchiostoma lanceolatum isolate klBraLanc5 chromosome 6, klBraLanc5.hap2, whole genome shotgun sequence genomic DNA carries:
- the LOC136436828 gene encoding galanin receptor type 1-like yields the protein MNNTTLTNMTWLNDTTNATEANRTYFDMETGVRGVIVPVIFASIILVGVAGNILVMVVLLCKKEHIQNTTNIFILNLSIADLLFLIFCGPFQTYLFSGDSWIFGTFLCKFVHYGNYTNMIASIYNLLVMSVDRYIAIVHAVKSREIRNPRYAWIVESVIWSMSLLMAIPIAIAYKTESAGGYTRDEQEVLVCMDSWNTWSERVSYFTTLFVCCYVIPLLCISLCYILLVRSLQDRPRHGQQNTKKKVTKMVTVVVIMFAVCWFPHWMILMWNMYADFPFTMATFVLRMLANTLMYLNSCCNPFIYAFMSKNFRKGFHKAVTGKLSSFSFRKKSVHNPGNEDDTELQNNIPLKRSYLGVNQPDNGVTGSTEVDAASLKNGLLNNGHTRT from the coding sequence ATGAACAACACAACATTGACCAACATGACGTGGTTGAATGACACCACCAATGCCACGGAGGCAAACAGGACATACTTTGACATGGAAACAGGTGTACGCGGTGTCATTGTTCCTGTCATCTTCGCCAGTATCATCCTTGTTGGTGTCGCTGGAAACATCCTTGTGATGGTAGTTCTGCTCTGCAAGAAGGAACACATACAGAACACCACAAATATCTTCATCCTCAACTTGAGCATTGCTGACCTGTTGTTCCTAATCTTCTGTGGACCGTTTCAAACGTATCTGTTCTCTGGAGACTCCTGGATCTTTGGGACGTTCCTGTGCAAGTTTGTGCACTATGGAAACTACACCAACATGATTGCCAGCATCTACAACCTGTTGGTCATGTCCGTGGACCGCTACATCGCGATCGTCCATGCCGTCAAGTCCCGCGAGATCCGCAACCCCCGCTACGCGTGGATCGTGGAGAGCGTCATTTGGAGCATGTCCCTGCTGATGGCCATCCCGATCGCCATAGCGTACAAAACGGAGTCCGCCGGCGGCTACACAAGAGACGAGCAGGAAGTGCTGGTGTGCATGGATTCGTGGAACACGTGGAGCGAGCGCGTGTCTTACTTCACCACGCTGTTTGTGTGCTGCTACGTGATCCCCCTCCTCTGCATCTCCTTGTGCTACATCCTCCTGGTGCGTAGCCTACAGGACCGACCTCGTCACGGCCAGCAGAACACCAAGAAGAAGGTGACCAAGATGGTGACCGTGGTGGTCATCATGTTCGCCGTCTGCTGGTTCCCCCACTGGATGATCCTCATGTGGAACATGTACGCCGACTTCCccttcaccatggcaaccttcGTGCTGCGGATGTTGGCGAACACCCTCATGTATCTCAACTCCTGCTGCAACCCGTTCATCTACGCCTTCATGTCCAAAAACTTTCGCAAGGGGTTCCACAAGGCCGTGACCGGCAAGCTCAGCAGCTTCTCCTTCCGAAAAAAAAGCGTCCACAATCCGGGGAACGAGGACGACACCGAGCTGCAGAACAACATCCCGCTGAAGAGGTCGTACCTGGGCGTTAACCAACCAGACAACGGTGTAACAGGGAGTACAGAGGTGGACGCAGCATCCTTGAAGAACGGGCTCCTCAATAACGGACACACCAGAACGTGA